In a single window of the Pseudobacteriovorax antillogorgiicola genome:
- a CDS encoding glycoside hydrolase family 5 protein — protein MIQLLVSFSIGFLLAGIFACTTKTRESNQRTVEPPASSEDLNQEDSIPKMDSGGVPPSESPEEDEISFSHTRGTKIIDHNGREVFLNGINLGNWLVWEGYLMMDDFKYRTHTQFFNSLATALGSVERAAEFEHQWRLSYVDERAIRELADLGFNSVRVPFNYKLFWDGTELTNDGFQYIDQLLTFCKTHEIYVLLDLHGAPGYQNPGDHADNHLSNELQPRESVQFWDDDNVALTGKIWQHIARYYRDEPYILGYDLINEPVPQAGREFELLPSLIAITKAIREVDPNHVIVAEGSWWASDLTKLDWLDPQVQQETGVRAAWDHNLIYQIHHYGPAEETFGREEITNRLNIPLIIGEFGESDNGNLRAIANWAGESLAGAFPWSFKKMSHDRTLWTIPSNVAYERVKTFINDGGSPPIDAFDDMMRFARENIRNGHPSHIWHQDFYDAVKP, from the coding sequence TTGATCCAGCTATTAGTTTCGTTTAGTATCGGCTTCTTATTAGCAGGAATTTTTGCCTGCACGACTAAGACCCGTGAAAGCAATCAAAGAACGGTGGAACCACCTGCCAGCTCCGAAGACCTTAACCAAGAGGACTCGATACCAAAGATGGATTCAGGAGGTGTACCACCAAGCGAATCACCTGAGGAGGATGAAATTAGTTTTTCTCATACTCGGGGAACAAAGATTATCGATCACAATGGTCGAGAAGTTTTTCTGAACGGTATCAATCTCGGTAACTGGCTCGTTTGGGAAGGTTATTTGATGATGGACGACTTTAAGTATCGCACCCACACCCAGTTTTTTAACTCTCTAGCGACTGCGCTCGGGAGTGTAGAACGCGCTGCTGAATTTGAACACCAATGGCGTCTTAGTTATGTTGATGAGAGAGCGATTCGTGAGCTTGCTGACTTAGGATTTAATAGTGTCCGGGTTCCATTTAACTATAAGCTTTTCTGGGATGGTACTGAACTGACAAATGATGGCTTTCAATACATCGATCAACTTCTTACGTTCTGTAAGACTCATGAGATCTATGTGCTCCTGGATCTTCATGGTGCTCCCGGGTATCAAAATCCGGGGGATCATGCCGATAACCATCTTTCGAATGAATTACAACCCAGAGAATCTGTTCAATTCTGGGATGACGACAACGTTGCCTTGACTGGCAAGATCTGGCAGCACATCGCTCGATACTATCGAGATGAACCTTATATCCTCGGCTATGACTTGATCAACGAACCGGTGCCCCAGGCTGGACGAGAATTTGAGCTTCTACCATCACTGATAGCAATAACGAAGGCGATTCGAGAAGTCGACCCTAATCATGTCATCGTCGCCGAGGGCAGCTGGTGGGCTTCTGATTTAACAAAACTCGACTGGCTCGATCCCCAGGTTCAACAGGAGACAGGAGTAAGAGCTGCTTGGGACCACAATCTGATCTATCAGATTCACCACTATGGCCCTGCTGAGGAAACCTTCGGCCGGGAAGAAATCACAAATCGACTCAATATACCTTTGATTATTGGTGAGTTCGGAGAAAGTGACAACGGCAATCTACGAGCCATTGCAAACTGGGCTGGCGAATCACTTGCTGGGGCGTTTCCTTGGTCTTTCAAAAAAATGTCTCATGACAGGACTCTGTGGACAATTCCAAGCAACGTTGCTTACGAAAGAGTCAAAACCTTTATCAATGACGGCGGCTCGCCCCCGATTG